The Rhododendron vialii isolate Sample 1 chromosome 8a, ASM3025357v1 genome has a window encoding:
- the LOC131299051 gene encoding uncharacterized protein LOC131299051 isoform X1, whose translation MEEYPEELRTPPVALVAAVGCPELHTAISTHLHSEQPPINTLALPDFSKISVIAKRAKEGSEAGQFSGILKRDWLLKHRTMVPAVVAALFGSDHVNGDPAQWLQVCTDLENLKAVIKGRNIKLVLVLVVQSTSKDEISEDRMIALRKRAEVDSKYIVVFDPNNAMELKQSLSRLGNTFSELANTYYRDEGRRIKARLDRKSLGSVELSIRYCFKVAVYAEFRRDWVEALRMYEDAYKTLREMIATSTRLPPVQRLVEIKTVAEQLHFKISTLLLHGGKVVEAITWFHQHNASYKRLVGEPEVNFLHWEWLSRQFLVFGELLETSSASIQSTSSPVLGATDRVSEWELSSAYYYQLAAQYLKEKRSCLELTLSMSETATDIDSNAESVAPSVYVGQFARLLELGDTYVMQPLSDEEFVRYALAEGKRFQDSSEIMALLKRSFESYTNFNAQRMASYCGFEMAREYFAVNDYPNAKEIFYSIASLYRKEGWVTLLWEVLGYLRECSRILGKMKDFVEYSLEMAALPVSSIAGVQSLGFKECGPAGPASFSQREIIHTEVFELVRGETGLASNEGNNSFKVTGDQPLRLEIDLVSPLRVVLLASVAFHEQIVKPGAPISITLSLLSQLPHTVEIDQLDIQFNQPLCNFTIVNGQRPKSDEISDGQTDQRVETAPVLALSTNKWLRLTYDIKSEQSGKLECISVVARLGPYFTICCMAESPASLNDLPLWKFEDRMETFPIKDPGLAFSAQKATQVEEPDPQVDVKLGALGPALVGENFVVPVTISAMAHAVYSGELKINLVDTRGGGLLSPREVDRTSADSLHVELRGISGLQCEDESQFGIEKIRKIQHSFGLISIPFLKEGDSWSCNLEIRWHRPKPIMLYVSLGYSPHSDDLGTQKVHVHRSLEIEGKTAVVFSHHYMLPFRRDPLLLSKLKVGPNSDQMPSLPANETNVLIVTTKNNAEVPLRLLSMVIEVEDESDSGNSATVRQSDPLETSLLVPGEGFKKVFPVTPEVNAPTLKMGTVCLRWRRDGGSTSTESEVVTKYRLGDIKVELPPLVVNLECPPHAILGKPFTYFVRIQNGTHLLQEIKFLLADSQSFVLSGSHNDRVFILPRSEHILSYKLVPLASGSQLLPRVSVTSVRYSAGFQPSVAASSIFVFPSEPHFEMTDVGVRPESITAK comes from the exons CTGGTGGCGGCGGTGGGGTGTCCGGAGCTACACACGGCGATCTCCACGCACCTCCACTCCGAGCAGCCGCCGATAAACACCCTAGCCCTACCGGACTTCTCGAAGATCTCCGTCATCGCCAAGAGGGCAAAGGAGGGCTCTGAGGCAGGCCAATTCAGCGGCATTTTGAAAAGGGATTGGCTTCTGAAGCACCGCACCATGGTGCCGGCTGTTGTCGCCGCGCTTTTCGGCTCCGATCATGTGAACGGGGACCCTGCCCAGTGGCTTCAGGTCTGCACCGATCTCGAGAACCTCAA AGCTGTAATTAAAGGAAGGAATATCAAACTGGTTCTGGTTTTGGTTGTGCAGTCCACTTCTAAGG ATGAAATCAGTGAAGATCGAATGATTGCTCTGCGAAAGCGTGCTGAAGTAGATTCCAAGTACATTGTTGTCTTTGACCCGAACAATGCAATGGAGCTAAAGCAATCCCTCAGCAG GCTGGGGAACACATTCTCAGAATTAGCAAATACATATTATCGGGATGAAGGACGAAGGATCAAAGCACGTCTTGATAGGAAGAGCCTCGGTTCTGTAGAGTTGAGTATCCGCTATTGCTTTAAG GTTGCTGTATATGCAGAGTTTCGGAGAGACTGGGTTGAAGCTTTGAGGATGTATGAGGATGCATATAAGACATTGCGTGAG ATGATTGCGACATCAACAAGATTACCCCCAGTTCAGCGATTAGTTGAGATTAAAACTGTTGCAGAGCAATTACACTTCAAGATATCAACCTTGCTCCTGCATGGTGGGAAGGTTGTAGAAGCAATCACATGGTTCCACCAACACAATGCTTCTTACAAGAGGCTCGTGGGAGAGCCTGAAGTTAATTTTCTTCATTGGGAATGGTTGAGCAggcaatttttagtttttggcgAGTTACTAGAGACAAGCTCTGCTTCCATCCAAAGCACGTCCTCTCCAGTTTTAGGTGCTACAGATAGAGTGAGTGAATGGGAGTTGTCTTCAGCTTATTATTATCAG TTAGCGGCTCAGTACTTGAAGGAGAAAAGATCTTGCTTGGAACTTACTCTGTCGATGTCAGAAACTGCTACTGATATTGACAGTAATGCTGAATCTGTTGCGCCTTCAGTTTACGTGGGCCAATTTGCTCGTTTACTTGAGCTAGGGGATACATATGTTATGCAACC TCTTTCTGATGAAGAATTTGTCCGTTATGCTTTAGCTGAAGGAAAGAGATTCCAGGATTCCTCCGAAATTATGGCACTGCTAAAAAGGTCTTTTGAATCATACACTAATTTCAATGCCCAGAGAATGGCCTCTTATTGTGGGTTCGAGATGGCCAGGGAATACTTTGCTGTGAACGATTACCCTAATGCAAAAGAGATTTTTTATAGTATTGCAAGTCTTTATAGAAAAGAGGGTTGGGTCACTTTATTATGGGAGGTCTTGGGTTATCTACGAGAGTGTTCAAGGATTCTTGGTAAGATGAAGGATTTTGTGGAGTACTCCCTTGAAATGGCTGCATTGCCAGTATCATCTATTGCTGGTGTCCAATCCTTAGGTTTCAAGGAATGTGGGCCTGCTGGCCCTGCAAGTTTCTCACAGAGAGAAATCATACACACTGAAGTGTTTGAGCTTGTCCGAGGAGAAACTGGTCTGGCGTCAAATGAAGGAAACAATAGTTTCAAAGTAACtggtgatcaaccccttcgtcTTGAGATTGATCTTGTTAGTCCCCTCAGAGTGGTACTTCTTGCATCGGTTGCTTTTCACGAACAGATAGTCAAGCCTGGGGCACCCATTTCAATTACACTGTCCCTTCTGTCACAGTTGCCACATACTGTAGAGATCGATCAGTTGGATATCCAGTTCAATCAACCTTTGTGTAATTTTACTATTGTGAATGGCCAGAGACCTAAGTCGGATGAAATCTCCGATGGTCAGACGGACCAAAGGGTTGAGACTGCTCCCGTTCTGGCGCTTTCAACAAATAAATGGCTACGGCTAACGTATGACATCAAATCTG AACAAAGTGGAAAGCTTGAATGCATTTCTGTTGTTGCAAGATTGGGACCTTACTTCACTATCTGTTGCATGGCTGAAAGCCCTGCCTCATTGAACGACTTACCACTTTGGAAATTTGAAGACCGTATGGAAACTTTTCCAATCAAAGATCCTGGTCTTGCATTCTCTGCTCAGAAGGCCACTCAGGTCGAAGAACCGGACCCGCAAGTGGATGTTAAACTAGGAGCTTTGGGGCCTGCATTAGTCGGTGAAAATTTTGTTGTACCTGTTACCATTTCAGCTATGGCCCACGCCGTTTACTCCGGTGAACTGAAGATTAACTTAGTAGATACAAGAGGTGGTGGCTTGCTCAGCCCAAGGGAAGTAGACCGGACTTCTGCAGACAGTCTTCATGTTGAACTCCGTGGCATATCTGGACTTCAATGTGAAGACGAATCTCAATTTGGTATTGAAAAAATCCGGAAAATTCAGCATTCTTTCGGTTTGATTTCTATTCCGTTTCTGAAAGAGGGAGACTCATGGTCTTGTAATCTAGAAATCAGATGGCATCGCCCTAAACCGATCATGCTTTATGTTTCTCTAGGATACTCTCCGCATAGCGATGACCTAGGCACCCAAAAAGTTCATGTCCACAGAAGCTTGGAGATAGAAGGAAAGACCGCTGTTGTGTTTAGCCATCACTATATGTTGCCTTTCAGGCGGGACCCATTATTGCTTTCAAAGCTCAAGGTGGGTCCCAATTCTGATCAAATGCCATCACTTCCTGCCAATGAAACTAATGTACTTATTGTTACTACGAAGAACAATGCGGAAGTGCCGTTGCGGTTACTCTCTATGGTTATTGAGGTAGAAGATGAGAGCGATAGCGGGAACTCTGCCACAGTGCGGCAGTCGGACCCTTTGGAAACTTCACTCCTTGTGCCGGGAGAAGGGTTCAAGAAGGTTTTCCCAGTTACTCCTGAGGTAAATGCTCCCACGCTTAAGATGGGGACAGTTTGCTTAAGATGGAGAAGAGATGGTGGTTCTACTTCAACTGAATCTGAAGTTGTGACCAAATATAGACTTGGTGATATTAAAGTGGAGTTGCCGCCGTTGGTTGTGAATTTGGAGTGTCCACCTCACGCCATCCTTGGCAAACCCTTCACGTATTTTGTTAGGATTCAGAATGGGACACACTTGCTTCAGGAGATCAAGTTCTTGTTGGCAGATTCGCAGAGTTTTGTGTTATCTGGGTCCCACAATGATAGGGTTTTCATTTTGCCGAGGTCTGAGCATATTCTCAGTTACAAGCTTGTTCCGTTGGCCTCAGGTTCTCAACTTCTTCCCAGAGTTTCCGTGACCTCTGTGAGATATTCGGCTGGGTTTCAACCCTCGGTTGCTGCATCCTCCATTTTCGTGTTCCCCTCCGAGCCTCATTTTGAGATGACAGATGTGGGAGTGAGGCCAGAATCTATTACAGCCAAGTAG
- the LOC131299051 gene encoding uncharacterized protein LOC131299051 isoform X2: protein MYEDAYKTLREMIATSTRLPPVQRLVEIKTVAEQLHFKISTLLLHGGKVVEAITWFHQHNASYKRLVGEPEVNFLHWEWLSRQFLVFGELLETSSASIQSTSSPVLGATDRVSEWELSSAYYYQLAAQYLKEKRSCLELTLSMSETATDIDSNAESVAPSVYVGQFARLLELGDTYVMQPLSDEEFVRYALAEGKRFQDSSEIMALLKRSFESYTNFNAQRMASYCGFEMAREYFAVNDYPNAKEIFYSIASLYRKEGWVTLLWEVLGYLRECSRILGKMKDFVEYSLEMAALPVSSIAGVQSLGFKECGPAGPASFSQREIIHTEVFELVRGETGLASNEGNNSFKVTGDQPLRLEIDLVSPLRVVLLASVAFHEQIVKPGAPISITLSLLSQLPHTVEIDQLDIQFNQPLCNFTIVNGQRPKSDEISDGQTDQRVETAPVLALSTNKWLRLTYDIKSEQSGKLECISVVARLGPYFTICCMAESPASLNDLPLWKFEDRMETFPIKDPGLAFSAQKATQVEEPDPQVDVKLGALGPALVGENFVVPVTISAMAHAVYSGELKINLVDTRGGGLLSPREVDRTSADSLHVELRGISGLQCEDESQFGIEKIRKIQHSFGLISIPFLKEGDSWSCNLEIRWHRPKPIMLYVSLGYSPHSDDLGTQKVHVHRSLEIEGKTAVVFSHHYMLPFRRDPLLLSKLKVGPNSDQMPSLPANETNVLIVTTKNNAEVPLRLLSMVIEVEDESDSGNSATVRQSDPLETSLLVPGEGFKKVFPVTPEVNAPTLKMGTVCLRWRRDGGSTSTESEVVTKYRLGDIKVELPPLVVNLECPPHAILGKPFTYFVRIQNGTHLLQEIKFLLADSQSFVLSGSHNDRVFILPRSEHILSYKLVPLASGSQLLPRVSVTSVRYSAGFQPSVAASSIFVFPSEPHFEMTDVGVRPESITAK, encoded by the exons ATGTATGAGGATGCATATAAGACATTGCGTGAG ATGATTGCGACATCAACAAGATTACCCCCAGTTCAGCGATTAGTTGAGATTAAAACTGTTGCAGAGCAATTACACTTCAAGATATCAACCTTGCTCCTGCATGGTGGGAAGGTTGTAGAAGCAATCACATGGTTCCACCAACACAATGCTTCTTACAAGAGGCTCGTGGGAGAGCCTGAAGTTAATTTTCTTCATTGGGAATGGTTGAGCAggcaatttttagtttttggcgAGTTACTAGAGACAAGCTCTGCTTCCATCCAAAGCACGTCCTCTCCAGTTTTAGGTGCTACAGATAGAGTGAGTGAATGGGAGTTGTCTTCAGCTTATTATTATCAG TTAGCGGCTCAGTACTTGAAGGAGAAAAGATCTTGCTTGGAACTTACTCTGTCGATGTCAGAAACTGCTACTGATATTGACAGTAATGCTGAATCTGTTGCGCCTTCAGTTTACGTGGGCCAATTTGCTCGTTTACTTGAGCTAGGGGATACATATGTTATGCAACC TCTTTCTGATGAAGAATTTGTCCGTTATGCTTTAGCTGAAGGAAAGAGATTCCAGGATTCCTCCGAAATTATGGCACTGCTAAAAAGGTCTTTTGAATCATACACTAATTTCAATGCCCAGAGAATGGCCTCTTATTGTGGGTTCGAGATGGCCAGGGAATACTTTGCTGTGAACGATTACCCTAATGCAAAAGAGATTTTTTATAGTATTGCAAGTCTTTATAGAAAAGAGGGTTGGGTCACTTTATTATGGGAGGTCTTGGGTTATCTACGAGAGTGTTCAAGGATTCTTGGTAAGATGAAGGATTTTGTGGAGTACTCCCTTGAAATGGCTGCATTGCCAGTATCATCTATTGCTGGTGTCCAATCCTTAGGTTTCAAGGAATGTGGGCCTGCTGGCCCTGCAAGTTTCTCACAGAGAGAAATCATACACACTGAAGTGTTTGAGCTTGTCCGAGGAGAAACTGGTCTGGCGTCAAATGAAGGAAACAATAGTTTCAAAGTAACtggtgatcaaccccttcgtcTTGAGATTGATCTTGTTAGTCCCCTCAGAGTGGTACTTCTTGCATCGGTTGCTTTTCACGAACAGATAGTCAAGCCTGGGGCACCCATTTCAATTACACTGTCCCTTCTGTCACAGTTGCCACATACTGTAGAGATCGATCAGTTGGATATCCAGTTCAATCAACCTTTGTGTAATTTTACTATTGTGAATGGCCAGAGACCTAAGTCGGATGAAATCTCCGATGGTCAGACGGACCAAAGGGTTGAGACTGCTCCCGTTCTGGCGCTTTCAACAAATAAATGGCTACGGCTAACGTATGACATCAAATCTG AACAAAGTGGAAAGCTTGAATGCATTTCTGTTGTTGCAAGATTGGGACCTTACTTCACTATCTGTTGCATGGCTGAAAGCCCTGCCTCATTGAACGACTTACCACTTTGGAAATTTGAAGACCGTATGGAAACTTTTCCAATCAAAGATCCTGGTCTTGCATTCTCTGCTCAGAAGGCCACTCAGGTCGAAGAACCGGACCCGCAAGTGGATGTTAAACTAGGAGCTTTGGGGCCTGCATTAGTCGGTGAAAATTTTGTTGTACCTGTTACCATTTCAGCTATGGCCCACGCCGTTTACTCCGGTGAACTGAAGATTAACTTAGTAGATACAAGAGGTGGTGGCTTGCTCAGCCCAAGGGAAGTAGACCGGACTTCTGCAGACAGTCTTCATGTTGAACTCCGTGGCATATCTGGACTTCAATGTGAAGACGAATCTCAATTTGGTATTGAAAAAATCCGGAAAATTCAGCATTCTTTCGGTTTGATTTCTATTCCGTTTCTGAAAGAGGGAGACTCATGGTCTTGTAATCTAGAAATCAGATGGCATCGCCCTAAACCGATCATGCTTTATGTTTCTCTAGGATACTCTCCGCATAGCGATGACCTAGGCACCCAAAAAGTTCATGTCCACAGAAGCTTGGAGATAGAAGGAAAGACCGCTGTTGTGTTTAGCCATCACTATATGTTGCCTTTCAGGCGGGACCCATTATTGCTTTCAAAGCTCAAGGTGGGTCCCAATTCTGATCAAATGCCATCACTTCCTGCCAATGAAACTAATGTACTTATTGTTACTACGAAGAACAATGCGGAAGTGCCGTTGCGGTTACTCTCTATGGTTATTGAGGTAGAAGATGAGAGCGATAGCGGGAACTCTGCCACAGTGCGGCAGTCGGACCCTTTGGAAACTTCACTCCTTGTGCCGGGAGAAGGGTTCAAGAAGGTTTTCCCAGTTACTCCTGAGGTAAATGCTCCCACGCTTAAGATGGGGACAGTTTGCTTAAGATGGAGAAGAGATGGTGGTTCTACTTCAACTGAATCTGAAGTTGTGACCAAATATAGACTTGGTGATATTAAAGTGGAGTTGCCGCCGTTGGTTGTGAATTTGGAGTGTCCACCTCACGCCATCCTTGGCAAACCCTTCACGTATTTTGTTAGGATTCAGAATGGGACACACTTGCTTCAGGAGATCAAGTTCTTGTTGGCAGATTCGCAGAGTTTTGTGTTATCTGGGTCCCACAATGATAGGGTTTTCATTTTGCCGAGGTCTGAGCATATTCTCAGTTACAAGCTTGTTCCGTTGGCCTCAGGTTCTCAACTTCTTCCCAGAGTTTCCGTGACCTCTGTGAGATATTCGGCTGGGTTTCAACCCTCGGTTGCTGCATCCTCCATTTTCGTGTTCCCCTCCGAGCCTCATTTTGAGATGACAGATGTGGGAGTGAGGCCAGAATCTATTACAGCCAAGTAG
- the LOC131299053 gene encoding WD repeat-containing protein 55 yields MECPMEIDFGDGKQPFDIDFHPSNPIVAVGLVTGDLLLYRYTADSPPEKLLEVNAHSESCRATRFINDGQAIVTGSPDCSILATDVETGSTIARLENSHGDAVNRIINLTESTIASGDDKGCVKVWDTRQRTCCSSFHAHEEYISDMTFASDSMRLLATSGDGTLSVCNLRSSKLQTRSEFSEEELLSVVIMKNGRKVICGSQSGTLLLYSWGFFKDCSDRFVDLSGDPVDALLKLDEERVIAGSGNGLISLVGILPNRIIQPIAQHSEKYPVERLAFSHDKKYLGSISHDNKLKFWDMDDLLRSSANTLNSHGAVVDSDSDGANEMDMDDSLPKSSKGTKRKGGQGLSTSTNFFADLQ; encoded by the exons ATGGAGTGTCCAATGGAAATCGATTTCGGAGACGGAAAGCAACCATTCGACATCGATTTCCACCCGTCGAACCCGATCGTCGCTGTTGGACTCGTCACTGGCGACCTGCTTCT ATACCGATACACGGCCGATTCACCACCCGAGAA GCTGTTGGAAGTTAATGCCCACAGCGAATCTTGTAGAGCAACAAGATTCATCAACGATGGTCAAG CAATTGTCACGGGGTCTCCGGATTGCTCCATTCTTGCCACAGATGTCGAAACAGGGTCCACAATTGCTCGGCTTGAAAACTCTCATGG GGATGCTGTCAATAGGATAATCAACTTGACCGAGTCAACTATTGCATCTGGTGATGACAAAGGGTGTGTTAAG GTTTGGGATACAAGACAGCGGACTTGCTGCAGCTCTTTTCACGCTCATGAAGAATACATTTCAGATATGACTTTTGCATCTGATTCCATGAGACTATTAGCTACAAG TGGAGACGGGACTCTCTCTGTTTGCAATCTTCGGAGCAGCAAG CTTCAAACACGATCTGAATTTTCTGAAGAGGAGCTGCTTTCTGTGGTAATCATGAAG AATGGCCGAAAAGTCATATGTGGTTCACAAAGTGGAACACTACTATTGTATTCTTGGGGATTTTTCAAGGACTGCAG tgaTCGCTTTGTCGATCTATCTGGAGACCCTGTCGACGCATTGTTAAAG CTTGATGAAGAAAGAGTTATTGCTGGATCTGGAAATGGACTCATCAG CCTGGTAGGCATATTACCAAACAGAATAATACAGCCCATTGCGCAACATTCAGAAAAATATCCCGTTGAACGTCTTG CTTTTTCTCATGATAAAAAGTATCTGGGCAGCATATCGCATGATAACAAGTTGAAG TTCTGGGATATGGATGATTTACTGCGAAGTTCTGCCAATACTCTAAATAGTCATGGAGCTGTTGTAGACAGTGATAGTGACGGGGCAAACGAGATGGATATGGATGATAgtcttccaaaatcttccaaaG GGACCAAGAGAAAAGGCGGGCAAGGCCTCAGCACTTCTACCAATTTTTTTGCGGATTTACAGTAA